A part of Streptomyces sp. NBC_01235 genomic DNA contains:
- a CDS encoding polysaccharide deacetylase family protein: MIPPVRRLATFCALGTALAGLAACGTPQEPLAVRPTAPAHTSAAPTHTAPTPTAPAPASAAPSRPPTLAPGPAGLTPVFRNAPRTAGKTVALTFDADMTADQGARAASGEHFDNPGLIAALRTLKVPATVFMTGRWAEEYPAQARSIGRDPQFEIANHSYSHYAFTDDCYGLPTVPEDRMRADVERAYAAFRKAGVPDAMPYFRFPGGCYDRRALHAVSGTGVTAVQWDVVSGDAFATDADAVARQVLEGVKPGSVVVMHCTRSAAPTTERAVRTIVPELRRQGYRFVKVSELIGAASGRR; this comes from the coding sequence ATGATCCCTCCGGTACGTCGCCTCGCCACCTTCTGCGCCCTCGGCACCGCCCTCGCCGGCCTCGCCGCCTGCGGCACCCCCCAGGAACCGCTTGCCGTCCGCCCGACTGCCCCGGCCCACACGTCCGCGGCCCCCACGCACACCGCTCCGACCCCCACCGCTCCCGCTCCCGCCTCGGCCGCTCCCTCCCGGCCCCCGACGCTGGCCCCCGGCCCGGCCGGACTCACCCCCGTCTTCCGCAACGCACCCCGCACCGCCGGCAAGACCGTGGCCCTCACCTTCGACGCCGACATGACCGCCGACCAGGGGGCCCGGGCGGCGTCCGGCGAGCACTTCGACAACCCGGGGCTGATCGCGGCGCTGCGGACGCTGAAGGTGCCGGCCACCGTGTTCATGACCGGCCGCTGGGCCGAGGAGTACCCGGCCCAGGCCCGCTCGATCGGCCGCGACCCGCAGTTCGAGATCGCCAACCACTCCTACAGCCACTACGCCTTCACCGACGACTGCTACGGCCTGCCGACCGTCCCCGAGGACCGGATGCGGGCGGACGTGGAACGGGCGTACGCGGCGTTCCGCAAGGCCGGGGTACCGGACGCGATGCCTTACTTCCGTTTCCCCGGCGGTTGCTACGACCGGCGGGCACTGCACGCGGTGAGCGGCACGGGTGTGACCGCGGTGCAGTGGGACGTGGTGAGCGGAGACGCCTTCGCGACGGATGCGGACGCGGTGGCCCGGCAGGTGCTGGAGGGCGTGAAGCCGGGCTCAGTCGTCGTCATGCACTGCACGCGCAGCGCCGCCCCGACGACCGAGCGGGCGGTGCGCACGATCGTGCCGGAGCTGCGCCGACAGGGATACCGTTTCGTGAAGGTTTCCGAGCTGATCGGGGCGGCGAGCGGGCGGCGGTGA
- a CDS encoding slipin family protein, protein MLQELLGVAAAVGAGALVYLGAAARVVKQYERGVVLRLGRLRGDVRQPGFTMVVPAVDRLRKVNMQIVTMPIPAQEGITRDNVTVRVDAVVYFRVVDAAAAVINVEDYRFAVSQMAQTSLRSIIGKSELDDLLSNREKLNEGLELMIDSPAIGWGVQIDRVEIKDVSLPDTMKRSMARQAEADRERRARIINADAELQASKKLAEAAKQMSEQPAALQLRLLQTVVAVAAEKNSTLVLPFPVELLRFLEKAQQPIPQHPQQPPPAAPPPPPPPPKAVDE, encoded by the coding sequence ATGCTCCAGGAGCTGCTGGGCGTGGCCGCGGCGGTAGGCGCCGGGGCCCTCGTGTATCTCGGGGCGGCCGCGCGGGTCGTCAAACAGTACGAGCGCGGGGTGGTCCTGCGGCTCGGCCGGCTGCGCGGCGACGTCCGCCAGCCGGGGTTCACGATGGTCGTCCCGGCCGTGGACCGGCTGCGCAAGGTCAACATGCAGATCGTGACGATGCCCATTCCCGCCCAGGAGGGCATCACCCGCGACAACGTGACCGTGCGGGTGGACGCGGTCGTGTACTTCCGGGTGGTGGACGCGGCGGCCGCGGTCATCAACGTCGAGGACTACCGTTTCGCCGTCTCGCAGATGGCACAGACCTCACTGCGCTCGATCATCGGCAAGAGCGAGCTGGACGACCTGCTGTCGAACCGGGAGAAGCTCAACGAGGGTCTGGAGCTGATGATCGACAGTCCCGCCATCGGCTGGGGCGTGCAGATCGACCGCGTGGAGATCAAGGACGTGTCCCTGCCCGACACCATGAAGCGCTCGATGGCCCGCCAGGCCGAGGCCGACCGTGAGCGGCGGGCGCGGATCATCAACGCGGACGCCGAGCTCCAGGCGTCGAAGAAGCTCGCCGAGGCGGCGAAGCAGATGTCCGAGCAGCCCGCCGCGCTCCAGCTGCGGTTGCTTCAGACGGTGGTGGCGGTGGCCGCCGAGAAGAACTCCACGCTCGTCCTGCCGTTCCCGGTGGAACTGCTGCGCTTCCTGGAAAAGGCCCAGCAACCGATCCCGCAGCATCCCCAGCAGCCGCCGCCCGCCGCCCCTCCGCCGCCTCCTCCTCCCCCGAAGGCCGTCGACGAGTAG
- a CDS encoding SulP family inorganic anion transporter has protein sequence MTNEAPRRISRFPHLKQDFAASLVVFLVALPLCVGVAVASGVPAELGLVTGIVGGLVTGLMRGSSLQVSGPAAGLTVLVFEAVQEFGLPALGVVVLATGALQIAMGALKLGRYFRAISVSVVEGMLAGIGLVLIAGQLYSVVGTKAPESGLEKIAGLPEALVDAAGNTDALASLALGAGTIAVLVLWKRLPAKVRTVPGPLAAVGLATLAALLLNLPVATVEVQGLLGSIQPPSLSAFGDLAQVGLLGTIVAFTLIASAESLFSAAAVDRLHDGPRTEYDKELMAQGAGNALCGVLGALPMTAVIVRSAANVQAGARTKASRVLHGLWLLLFAALLPDVLAYIPIPALAGILVHAGAKLVPVRAIAGLWREHRGEALILVVTAVSIVAVSMFEGVLIGLALAVAKTAWEASHLRMEVVDKGAGPVQAYLSGNATFLRLPKILDSLEALPQDRPVELDLSGLHHLDHACRTALETWAERHSAAGTEPVKVTEPVTAV, from the coding sequence ATGACCAACGAAGCCCCCCGCCGAATATCCAGGTTCCCCCACCTCAAGCAGGACTTCGCCGCTTCACTCGTCGTCTTCCTGGTCGCGCTCCCGCTGTGCGTGGGCGTGGCCGTGGCCTCCGGCGTGCCGGCCGAGCTCGGACTCGTCACCGGCATCGTCGGCGGCCTCGTCACCGGGCTGATGCGCGGCAGCAGCCTGCAGGTGTCCGGTCCCGCGGCAGGGCTGACCGTGCTGGTCTTCGAGGCCGTGCAGGAGTTCGGCCTGCCCGCCCTCGGGGTCGTCGTCCTCGCGACCGGCGCTCTGCAGATCGCCATGGGCGCCCTGAAGCTGGGGCGCTACTTCCGGGCCATCTCGGTCTCGGTCGTCGAGGGCATGCTGGCCGGAATCGGCCTGGTGCTGATCGCCGGTCAGCTGTACTCGGTGGTCGGCACCAAGGCGCCGGAGTCCGGCCTGGAGAAGATCGCCGGTCTGCCCGAGGCACTCGTGGACGCGGCCGGCAACACCGACGCGTTGGCGTCGCTCGCGCTCGGCGCCGGCACCATCGCGGTGCTGGTGTTGTGGAAGCGGTTGCCGGCAAAGGTCCGGACGGTGCCCGGCCCGCTCGCCGCGGTGGGCCTGGCGACGCTCGCCGCCCTGCTGCTGAACCTGCCCGTGGCCACCGTCGAGGTGCAGGGCCTGCTCGGTTCCATCCAGCCGCCGTCGCTGTCCGCCTTCGGCGATCTGGCACAGGTCGGCCTGCTCGGCACGATCGTCGCCTTCACCCTGATCGCGTCCGCCGAGTCGCTGTTCAGCGCCGCGGCGGTGGACCGGCTGCACGACGGCCCGCGCACCGAGTACGACAAGGAGCTGATGGCGCAGGGCGCGGGCAACGCGCTCTGCGGAGTGCTCGGCGCGCTGCCGATGACCGCGGTGATCGTGCGCAGCGCGGCCAACGTACAGGCGGGCGCGCGGACCAAGGCGTCCCGCGTGCTGCACGGCCTGTGGCTGCTGCTGTTCGCGGCCCTGCTGCCGGACGTGCTGGCGTACATACCCATCCCGGCGCTGGCCGGCATCCTCGTGCACGCGGGCGCCAAGCTCGTACCCGTGCGGGCGATCGCGGGGCTGTGGCGCGAGCACCGCGGCGAGGCGCTGATCCTGGTCGTCACGGCCGTGTCGATCGTCGCGGTCAGCATGTTCGAGGGCGTCCTCATCGGTCTCGCGCTGGCCGTCGCCAAGACGGCGTGGGAGGCCTCGCACCTCCGGATGGAGGTCGTCGACAAGGGCGCCGGCCCCGTCCAGGCGTACCTGTCGGGCAACGCGACCTTCCTGCGCCTGCCGAAGATCCTCGACAGCCTGGAGGCCCTCCCGCAGGACCGCCCCGTCGAGCTGGACCTGTCCGGCCTGCACCACCTCGACCACGCCTGCCGTACGGCACTGGAAACCTGGGCCGAACGCCACAGCGCGGCCGGCACGGAGCCCGTGAAGGTCACGGAACCGGTGACGGCCGTGTAG
- a CDS encoding carbonic anhydrase, with amino-acid sequence MQPLIDNARTFGQRPEEFAKLAEGQSPQVLFITCSDSRVVPALITGARPGELFELRTAGNIVPPYVSDRPTGEAATIEYAVEVLGVQDVVVCGHSHCGAVGALVRGDDLDGVPAVRDWLAHAADEPGAADPDDPTVMRAVQNHVLAQLLRLRSYPCVEKRLADGRLRVRGWYYEVHTGAVREHRVDTDGFETL; translated from the coding sequence ATGCAGCCCCTCATCGACAACGCCCGTACGTTCGGACAGCGCCCTGAGGAGTTCGCCAAGCTCGCCGAAGGCCAGTCCCCGCAGGTCCTCTTCATCACCTGCTCCGATTCGCGGGTCGTACCCGCCCTGATCACGGGCGCCCGCCCCGGCGAGCTCTTCGAGCTGCGCACCGCGGGCAACATCGTGCCCCCGTACGTCTCCGACCGCCCCACCGGCGAGGCGGCCACCATCGAGTACGCCGTCGAGGTGCTCGGCGTCCAGGACGTCGTGGTCTGCGGCCACTCGCACTGCGGTGCCGTCGGCGCGCTGGTGCGCGGCGACGACCTCGACGGCGTCCCCGCCGTCCGCGACTGGCTCGCGCACGCCGCGGACGAGCCGGGGGCCGCCGATCCCGACGACCCGACGGTCATGCGGGCGGTGCAGAACCACGTGCTCGCCCAGCTGCTGCGGCTGCGTTCCTATCCGTGCGTGGAGAAGCGGCTGGCCGACGGCCGGCTAAGGGTGCGCGGCTGGTACTACGAGGTGCACACCGGCGCCGTGCGCGAACACCGCGTGGACACCGACGGCTTCGAGACCCTGTGA
- the zapE gene encoding cell division protein ZapE, giving the protein MPGSLARPVAWGTVSSFSPAPGIGPIADAAPASLCTRQPHVPADRLVAEMVPPPRFDSVRFSTYIPDPNQPSQTEAVGVLEGFAAGLGGAHATGTAKRGFLGFGRAKATRVPAGPRGVYLDGGYGVGKTHLLASLWHATPAEPALKAFGTFVELTNLVGALGFQQTVRTLSGHRLLCIDEFELDDPGDTVLVSTLLGKLVDAGVALAATSNTLPGKLGEGRFAAADFLREIQGLSAHFRALRIDGEDYRHRGLPEAPAPYSDEEVTKAAYATEGTSLDDFPHLLEHLAKVHPSRYGALTDGLKAVCLTDVRPVPDQSTALRLVVLADRLYDREVPVLASGLPFDRLFSEEMLNGGYRKKYFRAISRLTALARDAGRLVEAH; this is encoded by the coding sequence ATGCCAGGCAGTCTGGCACGCCCCGTAGCATGGGGAACCGTGTCGTCCTTCTCCCCCGCCCCCGGCATCGGCCCGATAGCCGACGCGGCCCCGGCATCCCTGTGCACCCGTCAGCCGCATGTCCCCGCGGACCGACTGGTCGCCGAGATGGTTCCGCCGCCGCGCTTCGACTCGGTCCGTTTCAGCACATACATCCCGGACCCGAACCAGCCCAGTCAGACCGAGGCGGTCGGAGTCCTGGAGGGCTTCGCGGCCGGACTGGGCGGAGCGCACGCCACGGGTACCGCCAAACGGGGGTTCCTCGGCTTCGGCAGGGCGAAGGCGACGAGGGTGCCCGCCGGCCCGCGTGGCGTCTACCTGGACGGCGGTTACGGCGTCGGCAAGACGCACCTCCTGGCGTCCCTGTGGCACGCCACCCCGGCCGAGCCCGCCCTCAAGGCGTTCGGCACCTTCGTCGAGCTCACCAACCTCGTCGGCGCCCTGGGCTTCCAGCAGACGGTGCGGACCCTCTCCGGGCACCGTCTGCTGTGCATCGACGAGTTCGAGCTGGACGACCCGGGCGACACCGTTCTCGTCTCCACGCTGCTCGGGAAGCTGGTCGACGCGGGTGTCGCGCTCGCCGCCACCTCCAACACCCTCCCGGGCAAGCTGGGCGAGGGCCGATTCGCGGCCGCCGACTTCCTGCGCGAGATCCAGGGCCTGTCGGCGCACTTCCGCGCGCTGCGCATCGACGGCGAGGACTACCGCCACCGCGGTCTGCCCGAGGCGCCGGCGCCGTACTCCGACGAAGAGGTGACGAAGGCGGCGTACGCCACCGAGGGCACCTCGCTCGACGACTTCCCGCACCTGCTGGAACACCTCGCCAAGGTCCACCCGAGCCGTTACGGCGCGCTCACGGATGGCCTGAAGGCGGTCTGTCTCACAGACGTGCGGCCGGTGCCCGACCAGTCCACGGCGCTCAGGCTCGTGGTTCTGGCCGACCGGCTCTACGACCGCGAGGTCCCGGTCCTGGCCTCGGGGCTGCCCTTCGACCGGCTGTTCAGCGAGGAGATGCTGAACGGCGGCTACCGCAAGAAGTACTTCCGCGCGATCTCCCGGCTCACTGCGCTGGCCCGCGACGCGGGGCGACTCGTCGAAGCTCATTAA
- a CDS encoding pyrimidine reductase family protein, with protein sequence MRRLFPVTDQTATNDRGGRPPGAPGEGGGAAADREWSLDELADAYAYPEPGPGEPRPWLRANMVSTLDGAAQHDGRSQPISTATDMRIFGMLRGLADVVVVGAETVRLEGYRPARARAEFAGRREAAGQGPAPAVAVVTASLDLDFSLPLYTSPLVPTLLLTGAAAAPDRIAAAQKAGAQVVIAGDGMGVDPARAVEALAGLGHTRLLTEGGPRLLGQFVASGVLDELCLTVSPMLTVGDAQRIAGGPSIAVPRRFALASLLEEEGFLFARYRRP encoded by the coding sequence ATGCGACGGCTGTTCCCTGTGACCGACCAGACAGCGACGAACGACCGCGGCGGGAGGCCGCCCGGGGCCCCCGGCGAGGGGGGCGGTGCGGCGGCGGACCGCGAGTGGAGCCTCGACGAGCTCGCCGACGCCTACGCCTACCCGGAACCCGGCCCCGGGGAGCCGCGGCCCTGGCTGCGCGCCAACATGGTGTCCACCCTCGACGGCGCCGCCCAGCACGACGGACGCTCGCAGCCCATCTCCACCGCCACCGACATGCGGATCTTCGGCATGCTGCGGGGGCTCGCGGACGTGGTGGTCGTCGGCGCGGAAACGGTACGTCTGGAGGGCTACCGCCCCGCACGCGCGCGTGCCGAGTTCGCCGGGCGGCGCGAGGCGGCCGGGCAGGGGCCCGCACCCGCCGTCGCGGTGGTCACCGCCAGTCTCGACCTGGACTTCTCGCTCCCGCTCTACACCTCGCCGCTGGTGCCCACCCTGCTCCTGACGGGCGCCGCGGCGGCCCCCGACAGGATCGCGGCCGCACAGAAGGCGGGCGCTCAGGTGGTGATCGCCGGTGACGGCATGGGCGTGGACCCGGCCCGGGCCGTGGAGGCCCTCGCCGGACTCGGGCACACCCGGCTGCTGACGGAGGGCGGACCCCGGCTGCTGGGGCAGTTCGTCGCCTCCGGAGTACTCGACGAGCTCTGTCTGACCGTCTCCCCGATGCTCACCGTCGGCGACGCGCAGCGGATCGCGGGCGGGCCGTCGATCGCGGTTCCGCGGCGGTTCGCACTGGCGTCACTTCTGGAGGAGGAGGGTTTCCTGTTCGCGAGGTACCGGCGGCCGTGA
- a CDS encoding indole-3-glycerol phosphate synthase produces the protein MFTSVLMIEKALTSADVEFVSTLHGDEPVFFHVLLQPRGDQADRLLRAIDDVALGELDEAARERETPEGEEAKGFGERALSVSLQALHAAGNEAVGRLVEDHPLDTLKSLVGEVGADEVIVLTDPHYVEEFFHRDWASRARHRVGVPVLKLFSHSKA, from the coding sequence GTGTTCACAAGCGTTTTGATGATCGAGAAGGCCCTGACGTCCGCCGACGTCGAGTTCGTCAGCACCTTGCACGGGGACGAGCCGGTCTTCTTCCACGTGCTGCTCCAGCCTCGGGGCGACCAGGCGGACCGCTTGCTGCGGGCCATCGACGACGTGGCCCTCGGAGAGCTGGACGAGGCAGCGCGGGAGCGGGAGACGCCGGAGGGGGAAGAGGCGAAGGGGTTCGGCGAACGGGCGCTTTCGGTGTCCCTCCAGGCGTTGCACGCGGCGGGCAACGAGGCGGTGGGGCGGCTGGTCGAGGACCATCCGCTGGACACGTTGAAGTCCCTGGTGGGTGAGGTGGGGGCGGACGAGGTGATCGTCCTGACCGATCCCCACTACGTGGAGGAGTTCTTCCACCGGGACTGGGCCTCCCGGGCCCGGCACAGGGTGGGGGTGCCGGTGCTGAAACTCTTCTCGCACAGCAAGGCGTAG
- the murC gene encoding UDP-N-acetylmuramate--L-alanine ligase, protein MAPGLPTAMDRPHFIGIGGAGMSGIAKILAQRGAKVAGSDAKESGTAAALRALGATVHIGHAAEHLADDASCVVVSSAIRADNPELARAAELGIPVVHRSDALARLMDGLRPIAVAGTHGKTTTTSMLAVSLSELGLNPSYAIGGDLDAPGSNALHGEGEIFVAEADESDRSFHKYAPEVAIVLNVELDHHANYASMDEIYESFETFAGKIVPGGTLVINADHEGARELTRRVEGVRVVTYGEAEDADVRVLSVVPQGLKSEVSVLLDGQELTFTVSVPGRHYAHNAVAALAAGVALGVPAAELAPALAAYTGVKRRLQLKGEEAGVQVIDSYAHHPTEMTADLEAMRAAAGDARILVVFQPHLFSRTQELGKEMGQALALADASVVLDIYPAREDPIPGVTSALIIDAARAAGADVTAVHDKDEVPAVIAGMAKAGDLVLTMGAGDVTDLGPRILDRLSS, encoded by the coding sequence ATGGCACCCGGCCTTCCTACCGCCATGGACCGACCGCACTTCATCGGCATCGGCGGGGCCGGGATGTCGGGGATCGCGAAGATCCTGGCCCAGCGTGGGGCGAAGGTGGCCGGCAGCGACGCCAAGGAGTCCGGGACCGCGGCGGCGCTGCGCGCGCTCGGGGCGACCGTGCACATCGGGCACGCCGCCGAGCACCTGGCCGACGACGCCAGCTGTGTCGTCGTCTCGTCGGCGATCCGCGCGGACAACCCGGAGCTGGCCCGCGCGGCCGAGCTGGGCATCCCGGTGGTCCACCGTTCGGACGCGCTCGCCCGGCTGATGGACGGGCTGCGTCCGATCGCCGTCGCCGGCACGCACGGCAAGACGACCACCACGTCCATGCTGGCGGTGTCGCTGTCCGAGCTGGGGCTGAACCCCTCGTACGCGATCGGCGGCGACCTGGACGCGCCCGGTTCCAACGCGCTGCACGGCGAGGGCGAGATCTTCGTCGCCGAGGCGGACGAATCGGACCGCAGCTTCCACAAGTACGCGCCCGAGGTCGCCATCGTCCTCAACGTCGAGCTCGACCACCACGCGAACTACGCCTCGATGGACGAGATCTACGAGTCCTTCGAGACCTTCGCCGGGAAGATCGTCCCCGGCGGCACGCTGGTGATCAACGCCGACCACGAGGGCGCCCGGGAACTGACGCGACGCGTCGAGGGCGTGCGGGTGGTGACGTACGGGGAGGCCGAGGACGCCGACGTGCGGGTCCTGTCCGTCGTCCCGCAGGGGCTGAAGAGCGAGGTGAGCGTCCTGCTGGACGGGCAGGAGCTCACGTTCACCGTCTCCGTGCCCGGCCGTCACTACGCGCACAACGCCGTCGCCGCGCTGGCCGCGGGCGTCGCCCTGGGCGTCCCCGCCGCCGAGCTCGCCCCCGCCCTGGCCGCGTACACGGGCGTCAAGCGCCGGCTTCAGCTCAAGGGCGAGGAGGCGGGCGTCCAGGTCATCGACTCCTACGCCCACCACCCGACCGAGATGACGGCCGACCTGGAGGCGATGCGCGCGGCGGCCGGCGACGCCCGCATCCTCGTCGTCTTCCAGCCGCACCTGTTCTCCAGGACACAGGAACTCGGCAAGGAGATGGGCCAGGCCCTGGCGCTGGCCGACGCCTCCGTCGTCCTCGACATCTACCCCGCCCGCGAGGACCCGATCCCGGGCGTGACCAGTGCGCTGATCATCGACGCGGCCCGGGCGGCGGGCGCGGACGTCACGGCCGTGCACGACAAGGACGAGGTGCCCGCCGTGATCGCGGGAATGGCGAAGGCCGGCGATCTCGTTCTCACCATGGGCGCGGGCGATGTGACGGACCTGGGCCCGCGCATTCTGGACCGTCTTTCCAGCTGA
- the msrB gene encoding peptide-methionine (R)-S-oxide reductase MsrB, giving the protein MSYDVEKPDEQWRAELTPAEYAVLRQAATEPAFTGEYTDTKTRGVYSCRACGTDLFTSETKFDSHCGWPSFFDPKDTDAVELIEDHSHGMVRTEVRCARCGSHLGHVFAGEGYATPTDQRYCINSISLRLAADES; this is encoded by the coding sequence ATGTCGTACGACGTCGAAAAGCCGGACGAGCAGTGGCGGGCGGAGCTGACCCCGGCCGAGTACGCCGTCCTGCGCCAGGCCGCGACCGAGCCCGCGTTCACCGGTGAGTACACCGACACCAAGACCCGGGGCGTCTACTCCTGCCGAGCCTGCGGCACCGATCTGTTCACCTCCGAGACCAAGTTCGACTCCCACTGCGGCTGGCCGTCCTTCTTCGACCCGAAGGACACCGACGCGGTGGAGCTGATCGAGGACCACTCGCACGGGATGGTGCGCACCGAGGTGCGGTGCGCCCGATGCGGTTCCCACCTCGGGCACGTGTTCGCCGGGGAGGGGTACGCCACCCCGACCGATCAGCGGTACTGCATCAACAGCATCTCGCTGCGGCTGGCGGCGGACGAGAGCTGA
- a CDS encoding lysylphosphatidylglycerol synthase transmembrane domain-containing protein — MSLLPLDEPATPPPLPLAADRPRPLTSAATRRALGLLPLLLLVVWAAVDWHAVRDGTARLATADPLWLLAGLLFTYLGAVVAACVRQGAIPDRLPPGLLVASQIAAGAANHVLPASIGAHAVTVRFLQRQGVPLPRATASIALYSLVRAVAKTPVVLVFLIAAPSAVPAAQLLPQGRTLLLAAVGLLLAPTAAAVLLAFVRPLRRPALDFVRTALTDVRHLHTRPSRFLPLWGGAVAAPLVQASVVASVGTALGVPLSWAQLLFAHLAASTAAGAVPAPGGIGPVDAALVLTLAGYGTPLGLATATVIGYRVLTVWLPLLPGMLVLSALVQREHL, encoded by the coding sequence GTGTCCCTGCTGCCCCTCGACGAGCCCGCGACCCCGCCCCCGCTCCCGCTCGCGGCCGACCGCCCCCGCCCCCTGACGTCCGCCGCCACCCGCCGCGCCCTCGGCCTGCTCCCGCTGCTGCTCCTGGTGGTGTGGGCGGCGGTCGACTGGCACGCCGTGCGCGACGGCACCGCCCGGCTGGCCACCGCCGATCCCTTGTGGCTGCTGGCCGGGCTCCTCTTCACCTATCTGGGTGCCGTCGTCGCGGCCTGTGTCCGCCAGGGCGCGATCCCGGACCGGTTGCCGCCGGGCCTGCTGGTGGCCTCCCAGATCGCCGCGGGCGCCGCGAATCACGTGCTGCCGGCGAGCATAGGCGCCCACGCGGTCACCGTCCGTTTTCTGCAACGCCAGGGCGTCCCGCTCCCCCGCGCCACTGCCTCGATCGCCCTGTACTCCCTGGTCAGAGCCGTGGCGAAGACGCCCGTGGTGCTGGTCTTCCTGATCGCCGCGCCCAGCGCCGTACCCGCCGCCCAACTCCTGCCGCAGGGACGGACGTTGCTCCTGGCCGCCGTGGGCCTGCTACTGGCCCCCACGGCGGCCGCGGTGCTGCTCGCCTTCGTACGGCCGCTGCGCCGCCCCGCCCTGGACTTCGTGCGTACGGCCCTGACCGACGTCCGGCACCTGCACACCCGCCCCTCCCGTTTCCTCCCCCTGTGGGGCGGAGCGGTCGCGGCGCCGCTGGTCCAGGCGAGTGTGGTGGCCTCCGTGGGAACGGCGCTGGGCGTGCCCCTCTCCTGGGCGCAGCTGCTCTTCGCCCACCTGGCGGCGAGCACCGCGGCGGGAGCCGTCCCCGCGCCGGGCGGGATCGGTCCCGTCGACGCGGCCCTGGTCCTCACCCTGGCCGGCTACGGCACCCCGCTGGGCCTGGCCACGGCGACGGTCATCGGCTACCGGGTGCTGACGGTCTGGCTGCCCCTGCTGCCGGGGATGCTGGTGCTGTCGGCGCTGGTGCAGCGCGAGCACCTGTGA